From Chryseobacterium gallinarum, one genomic window encodes:
- a CDS encoding phenylacetate--CoA ligase family protein yields MDFSVEYLKLDQLRQLQTDRLISLIGYLGETSEFYKRKFNESGISPQDIRSIEDITKLPITYKQDLRENYPFGLFTVPKSELQRIHCSSGTTGKPTVVGYTKEDVELFSEVVARSLHAAGARPGMQLHNAYGYGIFTGGLGLHYGAEKLGMSVLPISGGMTARQVDLIIDFKPEVICCSPSYALTIADEFARRGISAGDISLKYAVLGSEPWTEIIRSHIEERLGVHATNIYGLSEIIGPGVSMEDFEEKGGAYIWEDHFYPEILDPVTKKPVPVGEEGVLVITTLTKKAMPLLRYWTNDITSLYYDEKGKRTMVKMKPVIGRADDMLIVRGVNVYPSQIEEAFSHVKGVVPNYYLTPVEKEHMCVALDIDVEVDDDFVKDQKLKVNTDDYFNFVGSFGKTIENEIKKRVGITTKVNIHTQDSLPKCEGGKINRILKK; encoded by the coding sequence ATGGATTTTTCAGTTGAATATCTGAAGCTGGATCAGTTGAGACAGCTTCAAACCGACCGGCTGATCAGTTTGATCGGTTATCTGGGGGAGACGTCGGAGTTTTATAAAAGAAAATTTAATGAATCAGGAATATCTCCGCAAGATATAAGGTCGATTGAAGATATCACGAAACTTCCGATTACTTACAAACAGGATTTAAGGGAAAATTACCCGTTCGGTCTATTTACGGTTCCTAAAAGTGAGCTTCAGAGAATTCATTGCTCAAGTGGGACAACAGGAAAGCCAACGGTAGTAGGATATACAAAAGAAGATGTGGAGCTTTTCAGCGAAGTCGTGGCAAGGTCTTTACATGCTGCAGGAGCCAGGCCGGGGATGCAATTGCACAATGCCTACGGTTATGGCATTTTCACAGGAGGGTTGGGTTTACACTACGGAGCAGAGAAACTGGGGATGAGTGTTCTTCCTATTTCAGGAGGCATGACGGCAAGGCAGGTGGATTTGATCATAGATTTTAAACCTGAAGTTATCTGTTGTTCGCCTTCTTATGCACTTACTATTGCGGATGAATTTGCCAGGAGAGGAATTTCGGCAGGCGATATCAGTCTGAAATATGCTGTGCTGGGATCAGAGCCCTGGACGGAGATCATCAGAAGCCATATTGAAGAAAGGCTGGGAGTTCATGCAACAAATATTTACGGCTTAAGTGAAATTATAGGACCAGGAGTTTCAATGGAAGATTTTGAAGAAAAAGGAGGAGCCTATATCTGGGAAGATCATTTTTATCCTGAAATCTTAGATCCGGTAACCAAAAAACCGGTGCCTGTCGGAGAAGAAGGGGTATTGGTAATAACAACGCTGACGAAAAAAGCAATGCCGCTTTTGCGATATTGGACAAACGATATTACAAGCCTTTACTATGACGAAAAAGGCAAAAGAACTATGGTGAAAATGAAGCCTGTCATTGGACGGGCAGATGACATGCTGATTGTAAGAGGAGTAAATGTCTATCCGAGCCAGATAGAAGAAGCTTTTTCCCATGTAAAGGGAGTAGTTCCTAATTATTATCTGACTCCTGTTGAAAAAGAACATATGTGTGTGGCATTAGATATCGACGTGGAAGTTGATGATGATTTTGTAAAAGACCAAAAATTAAAAGTCAATACCGATGATTATTTTAATTTTGTAGGAAGCTTTGGAAAAACAATAGAAAACGAAATAAAAAAACGGGTAGGAATCACCACAAAAGTAAACATTCATACACAGGACAGTTTACCCAAGTGTGAAGGTGGGAAAATTAATAGAATACTAAAAAAATAA
- the clpB gene encoding ATP-dependent chaperone ClpB, with protein MNLNQYTVKSQEAIQAAQQVAMEFGNQSIEPQHLLEGIFQVDENISPFLLKKSEADASLVRERNRESIEKLPKVQGGNIYLSQSANKVLLDAPNIAKKMGDEFVTIEHLWLSLLETSSEVSKMLKDMGVTKNLLEGAIKELRKGSKATSASSEETYQSLNKYAKNFNELAAEGKLDPVIGRDEEIRRVLQILSRRTKNNPILIGEPGVGKTAIAEGIAHRIISGDVPENLMDKTLYSLDMGALIAGAKYKGEFEERLKSVVNEVIKSDGQIILFIDEIHTLVGAGGGEGAMDAANILKPALARGELRAIGATTLNEYQKYFEKDKALERRFQKVMVEEPDTESAISILRGIKDKYEAHHKVRIKDEAIIAAVEMSQRYISDRFLPDKAIDLIDEASAKLRMEINSKPEELDVLDRKLMQMEIELAAISREGNQTKIDHLKEDIAKISEQRNEINAKWLKEKQKSEDLTQIKKEIESLKLEAERASRAGDYAKVAEIQYGKLREKEEELSKVELEMQNHQNELIKEEVTAENISEVIAKWTGIPVTKLLQSEREKLLNLESELHHRVVGQDEAIQAVADAIRRNRAGLSDDKKPIGSFLFLGTTGVGKTELAKALAEFLFDDENNMTRIDMSEYQERHSVSRLVGAPPGYVGYDEGGQLTEAVRRRPYSVVLLDEIEKAHPDVFNTLLQVLDDGRLTDNKGRVVNFKNSIIIMTSNLGSHLIQENFENITDANQDEIVDKTKEEVFDLLKQTLRPEFLNRIDEIVLFQPLRKKEIGKIVQYQLRGFNDMLAKRNIIMTFTQDAVDYLMEKGYDPVFGARPLKRVIQQDVLNKLSREILAGKVNDGDRITLDYFDETGLVFRPTE; from the coding sequence ATGAATTTAAACCAATATACCGTAAAATCACAAGAAGCCATCCAGGCAGCTCAACAGGTTGCTATGGAATTTGGTAATCAAAGTATCGAGCCTCAACATCTCCTTGAAGGTATCTTCCAGGTAGATGAAAATATATCTCCCTTCCTGTTAAAAAAATCTGAAGCTGATGCCAGCCTGGTAAGGGAACGCAACCGAGAAAGTATAGAAAAACTTCCCAAAGTACAGGGAGGAAATATCTATCTCTCACAATCTGCCAATAAAGTTTTGCTGGATGCCCCGAATATCGCCAAGAAAATGGGTGATGAATTCGTAACCATTGAACACTTATGGCTATCTCTTTTAGAAACCAGTTCGGAGGTATCCAAAATGTTGAAGGACATGGGCGTTACGAAAAATTTACTGGAAGGAGCTATTAAGGAATTAAGAAAAGGAAGTAAAGCAACCTCTGCAAGTTCTGAAGAAACGTATCAGTCTTTGAACAAATACGCTAAAAACTTTAACGAGCTAGCAGCAGAAGGAAAGCTGGATCCGGTAATCGGACGGGATGAAGAAATCAGAAGAGTGTTACAGATTCTTTCCAGAAGGACAAAAAACAACCCTATCCTCATCGGGGAACCGGGTGTAGGTAAAACTGCCATTGCGGAAGGAATTGCCCACAGGATCATCAGTGGAGACGTCCCAGAAAACCTGATGGATAAAACATTATATTCATTGGATATGGGAGCTTTGATTGCGGGAGCAAAATATAAAGGTGAATTTGAGGAGCGTTTAAAATCCGTTGTAAATGAAGTTATCAAATCTGACGGGCAAATTATCCTTTTCATTGATGAAATTCATACTTTAGTAGGTGCCGGAGGAGGTGAAGGAGCGATGGATGCGGCTAATATTCTGAAGCCTGCTTTAGCGAGAGGTGAACTGAGAGCAATCGGGGCTACCACTCTGAATGAATACCAAAAATATTTTGAAAAAGATAAAGCGTTGGAAAGACGTTTCCAGAAAGTAATGGTAGAAGAGCCGGATACAGAATCTGCCATCTCCATTCTTCGTGGAATCAAAGATAAATACGAAGCCCACCATAAGGTACGAATTAAGGATGAAGCTATCATTGCTGCTGTAGAAATGTCTCAAAGATATATCTCCGACAGGTTTTTACCGGATAAAGCCATTGACCTTATTGATGAGGCTTCTGCAAAATTGAGAATGGAAATCAATTCAAAACCTGAAGAGCTGGATGTTTTAGACAGGAAGCTTATGCAAATGGAAATTGAATTGGCTGCCATTTCAAGAGAGGGCAATCAAACCAAAATAGATCATTTAAAAGAAGATATTGCCAAGATTTCCGAGCAAAGGAACGAAATCAATGCTAAATGGCTGAAAGAAAAACAAAAAAGCGAAGACCTTACCCAGATCAAAAAAGAAATTGAGTCTCTGAAACTTGAAGCAGAACGGGCTTCCAGAGCCGGTGATTATGCTAAAGTAGCGGAAATCCAGTATGGAAAACTTCGCGAAAAAGAAGAAGAACTGAGTAAAGTGGAGCTTGAAATGCAGAACCACCAGAATGAGCTGATCAAAGAAGAGGTTACTGCCGAAAATATTTCTGAAGTGATTGCCAAATGGACAGGCATTCCTGTTACCAAGTTACTGCAATCTGAAAGAGAGAAATTATTAAATCTGGAGTCTGAACTTCACCACAGGGTAGTAGGACAAGATGAAGCCATCCAGGCTGTAGCCGATGCAATCAGAAGAAACAGAGCCGGATTAAGTGACGATAAAAAGCCTATCGGATCTTTCTTATTCCTGGGAACAACAGGGGTAGGTAAAACTGAGTTGGCAAAGGCATTGGCAGAGTTTCTATTTGATGATGAAAACAATATGACCAGAATCGATATGAGTGAATATCAGGAACGTCACAGTGTTTCAAGGCTGGTAGGAGCGCCTCCGGGATACGTTGGATATGATGAAGGCGGACAATTGACTGAAGCGGTAAGAAGAAGACCTTATTCCGTTGTTCTTTTGGATGAGATCGAAAAAGCCCATCCGGATGTATTCAACACTTTACTTCAGGTATTGGATGACGGACGTCTGACAGATAATAAAGGCCGTGTGGTAAATTTTAAAAATTCAATTATCATCATGACTTCCAATCTGGGATCTCATCTGATTCAGGAGAATTTTGAAAATATCACTGATGCCAACCAGGATGAAATTGTTGATAAAACGAAGGAAGAAGTTTTTGATTTGTTGAAACAAACTTTACGTCCCGAATTCCTGAACAGAATTGATGAAATTGTACTGTTCCAGCCTTTAAGAAAAAAAGAAATCGGAAAAATTGTTCAATACCAATTAAGGGGATTCAACGATATGCTGGCTAAACGAAATATCATCATGACGTTCACCCAGGACGCTGTAGACTACCTGATGGAAAAAGGCTATGACCCTGTATTTGGGGCAAGACCTTTAAAAAGGGTAATCCAGCAAGATGTCCTGAATAAATTATCCCGTGAGATTCTCGCAGGAAAAGTGAATGATGGCGACAGAATCACTTTAGATTATTTTGATGAAACAGGTTTGGTTTTCCGACCTACTGAATAA
- the paaB gene encoding 1,2-phenylacetyl-CoA epoxidase subunit PaaB: MANLDMWEVFIQTKPGLSHKHVGIVQAPTAEMALQNARDVYTRRKEGTSVWVVPSKYIVTSEGVDKEAFFDPADDKLYRHPTFYEIPNDVKNM; this comes from the coding sequence ATGGCAAATTTAGATATGTGGGAAGTGTTTATTCAGACTAAACCGGGATTATCTCACAAACATGTTGGAATTGTACAGGCGCCAACAGCAGAAATGGCTTTACAGAACGCAAGAGACGTGTATACAAGAAGAAAAGAAGGAACTTCTGTTTGGGTAGTTCCAAGTAAGTATATCGTGACTTCAGAAGGAGTGGATAAAGAAGCTTTCTTTGATCCGGCTGATGACAAACTATACCGTCATCCAACTTTCTATGAGATTCCAAACGATGTAAAAAATATGTAA
- a CDS encoding 2Fe-2S iron-sulfur cluster-binding protein, with translation MNSFYKLKTVKVQKDTPDAVNVAVEIPEELKDKFRFKQGQYLNFRMMINGNEERRSYSICNAPSEKSNTLEVLVKLLEGGKVSGYFNEHLHMDEMLEVMPPMGGFNTSYHPTNVKTYVGLAAGSGITPVLSNIKESLYQEPNSNAYLFYSNRSMNHVLRKAEIDKLVEQFNGRLKVVYLVSREKHEDPVFEGRISPEKLDQLFERYSDIDVREATYFICGPAEMIKGIADYLKKDKKVPAIQVLFEYFTAPDEENTEEMSDEFKAIANIESMVTVIIDDDEYSFHLNSKKESILDKALKDQLPVPFACKGGVCCTCKAQVLEGEVFMEKNYALTEDEVARGYVLTCQCHPTTNVVMLNYDV, from the coding sequence ATGAATTCATTTTATAAACTTAAAACAGTTAAAGTTCAGAAAGATACTCCGGATGCAGTAAATGTAGCGGTAGAAATTCCTGAAGAGCTGAAAGATAAGTTCAGGTTCAAACAGGGGCAGTACCTCAATTTCCGGATGATGATCAACGGTAATGAAGAAAGACGGTCATACTCAATCTGTAATGCTCCAAGTGAAAAAAGCAATACCCTGGAAGTGCTGGTAAAGTTACTGGAAGGAGGAAAGGTATCAGGATATTTTAATGAGCATCTTCATATGGATGAAATGCTGGAAGTAATGCCTCCGATGGGTGGTTTCAATACCTCTTATCATCCTACCAACGTAAAAACCTATGTGGGCCTGGCAGCAGGAAGCGGTATTACTCCGGTATTGTCAAACATTAAAGAAAGCCTTTATCAGGAGCCTAACAGTAATGCTTATCTGTTTTACAGCAACAGAAGTATGAACCATGTTTTAAGAAAAGCTGAAATTGATAAACTGGTAGAGCAGTTTAACGGAAGGCTTAAAGTTGTATACCTGGTAAGCCGTGAAAAACATGAAGACCCGGTTTTTGAAGGGAGAATCTCTCCTGAAAAACTGGATCAGCTGTTTGAAAGATATTCCGATATTGATGTCAGAGAAGCTACTTATTTTATCTGTGGGCCGGCAGAAATGATTAAAGGAATTGCAGATTATCTGAAAAAAGATAAAAAAGTTCCTGCTATTCAGGTTTTATTTGAATATTTCACGGCTCCTGATGAGGAAAATACGGAAGAAATGAGTGACGAATTCAAAGCGATTGCCAATATCGAAAGTATGGTAACAGTAATCATTGATGATGATGAATATTCATTCCACCTTAATTCTAAAAAAGAGAGTATCTTAGATAAAGCATTGAAAGACCAGCTTCCGGTTCCTTTCGCATGTAAAGGAGGCGTTTGCTGTACGTGTAAAGCACAGGTTTTGGAAGGGGAAGTATTTATGGAGAAAAACTATGCGCTTACCGAAGATGAAGTAGCCAGAGGCTATGTTCTTACCTGTCAATGTCACCCGACAACGAATGTGGTGATGCTTAATTATGATGTTTAA
- the paaA gene encoding 1,2-phenylacetyl-CoA epoxidase subunit PaaA: MDLEKFVQYVHEENKVEPKDVMPDDYRKLLVRQISQHAHSEIVGMLPEANWISRAPSLRRKMALLAKVQDEAGHGLYLYSATETLGDGSIRADRDATYDDMLEGKAKYSSIFNYPTLSWADIGAIGWLVDGAAIMNQVMLMGNSYGPYSRAMVKICKEESFHQRQGYEILMALCRGTKQQKEMAQAALNRFWWPALMMFGPNDDSSPNSKISMNYRVKRESNDSLRQRFIDVTVPQAEFLGLTIPDKDLKWNEERQHYDFGELPWDEFMEILKGNGPCNKKRIETKRKAQRENSWVKEAAIAFAKKQQKEVI; encoded by the coding sequence ATGGACTTAGAAAAATTTGTTCAATACGTTCACGAAGAAAATAAAGTAGAGCCGAAAGATGTAATGCCAGATGATTACAGAAAACTATTGGTTCGCCAGATTTCACAGCATGCCCATTCTGAAATTGTAGGAATGCTGCCGGAAGCCAACTGGATCTCCAGGGCACCCTCATTGAGAAGAAAAATGGCACTTTTGGCTAAAGTTCAGGATGAGGCAGGACATGGCTTATACCTTTATTCTGCTACTGAAACATTAGGAGACGGAAGCATCAGAGCAGACAGAGATGCTACTTACGATGATATGCTGGAAGGAAAAGCAAAATATTCAAGTATCTTCAATTATCCTACTTTAAGCTGGGCTGATATCGGCGCCATCGGTTGGTTGGTTGACGGAGCAGCAATTATGAATCAGGTAATGCTGATGGGGAATTCTTATGGCCCTTATTCAAGAGCAATGGTAAAAATCTGTAAAGAAGAATCATTCCACCAGAGACAAGGATATGAAATCCTGATGGCCCTTTGCCGTGGAACCAAGCAACAGAAAGAAATGGCCCAGGCAGCATTAAACCGTTTCTGGTGGCCGGCCTTAATGATGTTCGGACCTAATGACGACAGTTCTCCAAATTCTAAAATTTCTATGAACTACAGGGTAAAAAGAGAAAGTAACGATAGCCTTCGTCAGCGATTCATTGATGTTACTGTACCTCAGGCTGAATTCTTAGGGCTGACTATTCCGGATAAAGATCTGAAATGGAATGAAGAAAGACAGCATTATGATTTCGGGGAACTTCCATGGGATGAATTTATGGAAATCCTAAAAGGAAACGGACCTTGTAATAAAAAGCGTATCGAAACTAAACGAAAAGCGCAAAGAGAAAATTCCTGGGTAAAAGAAGCAGCGATTGCTTTTGCAAAAAAACAACAAAAAGAAGTAATATAA
- a CDS encoding TetR/AcrR family transcriptional regulator, with protein sequence MELKEKQKKILDVAVELFKEKGYMGSSVRDLATKLNIKAASLYAHIRSKEEILEWICFGIAQDFFEKLQEVKNTPINPKEKLNLFLDKHLSVVLQNRDVTHIYSNEWKHLEERLPEFVELRKNYQQEVESLISEIYKAENWELKSPSFTTRFILHTLNNSYFWFKRSSDSTDEITDEIRNKILFGLLGNQK encoded by the coding sequence ATGGAACTTAAAGAAAAACAAAAGAAAATATTAGACGTAGCCGTTGAGCTTTTTAAAGAAAAAGGCTATATGGGAAGTTCGGTAAGGGATTTGGCTACAAAACTCAATATCAAGGCAGCCTCATTATATGCACACATCCGTTCAAAGGAAGAAATTCTGGAATGGATATGTTTTGGCATTGCACAGGATTTTTTTGAAAAGCTTCAGGAGGTAAAAAATACCCCTATTAATCCTAAAGAAAAACTCAACTTATTTCTGGATAAGCATCTATCCGTGGTTCTCCAAAACCGCGATGTGACGCATATCTATTCTAATGAATGGAAGCATCTGGAAGAAAGACTTCCTGAATTTGTGGAACTAAGAAAAAATTACCAGCAGGAAGTAGAATCTCTGATTTCAGAAATCTATAAAGCGGAGAACTGGGAACTGAAATCGCCATCTTTTACCACGAGATTCATTCTTCATACTTTAAATAATTCGTACTTCTGGTTCAAAAGAAGCAGTGACTCTACCGATGAAATAACGGATGAAATAAGAAATAAGATTCTTTTTGGTCTGCTGGGAAATCAGAAATAG
- a CDS encoding sensor histidine kinase yields MGKTELLIVIILFNIFFVMFVVAVVIYIRNYRQRKKEYLNEIEMKNEIHQRELLATQLEIQQATMQQIGRELHDNIGQKLTLVSLYVQQMLYENKVPEVNERIDQVSQIINQSLQDLRSLSKTLTDDNINQKEIVTLIQEEADNTNSFKKCKVSFEHNFKQLDLDFVHKNVLLRITQEFIQNSIKHSQCRNISITLNTSEDILWELKIKDDGIGFDEDKITSGGIGLTNMKNRAEIIGADFKLESKENIGTALHIILKKQA; encoded by the coding sequence ATGGGGAAAACAGAGCTCTTAATCGTTATTATTTTATTCAATATTTTTTTTGTAATGTTTGTCGTTGCAGTGGTGATCTATATCAGAAACTACAGGCAGCGTAAAAAAGAATACCTGAATGAAATCGAGATGAAAAATGAGATTCATCAAAGAGAGCTTCTGGCTACCCAGTTAGAAATCCAGCAGGCCACCATGCAGCAGATCGGGCGTGAACTTCATGATAATATCGGCCAAAAGCTTACACTGGTAAGCCTTTACGTTCAACAAATGCTTTATGAAAACAAAGTACCGGAAGTAAATGAAAGAATAGATCAGGTTTCTCAAATTATCAACCAATCATTGCAGGATTTAAGAAGCCTTTCAAAAACATTAACGGATGATAATATCAACCAAAAGGAAATTGTAACTTTAATCCAGGAGGAAGCAGACAATACCAACTCTTTTAAAAAATGCAAAGTAAGTTTTGAACATAACTTTAAACAGTTGGACCTTGACTTTGTCCATAAAAATGTACTCCTGAGAATTACCCAGGAATTTATTCAGAACAGTATAAAACATTCCCAATGCAGGAATATTTCCATTACCCTGAATACCTCTGAAGATATTCTTTGGGAACTTAAAATTAAAGATGATGGGATCGGTTTCGATGAGGATAAAATAACATCCGGCGGAATAGGTCTTACCAATATGAAAAACAGAGCCGAAATTATCGGTGCCGATTTTAAACTTGAGAGCAAGGAAAACATCGGAACGGCACTCCATATTATTTTAAAAAAACAAGCATGA